The genomic window GATCGTCACGCGATGCTGGGGCTTCTCGTCCGCGTAGGCCTGGGATTCTCCTGTGGCTCCCATCAGGAAAGGCCCCGCGGGGATGAGCCTCATCTTCATGCCGATCGAGTTGCTGATCAGCTCCCTCTCCGTGGCGGAGGCGGTCGGGCGGGCCGTCTCCAGCAGCGTCTCGACGCGCTGGCGGGCGGAATTGTCGCCGCTGAGGTAGAGGCCGATGACCTTGGTCATCCGCCCGGCGGCCGCGCCACCCTGCCGGGCCACGCAGGCGAGCGTGGCCACGTCGCCGGTCCAGTCCCTCGGCACCTCGGCCAGGATCGCGTAGTCCGTCTGGCCGGCGCGGGTGGTCTGGTCGTGCCATTTGAGGTCGAAGTAAAGGGTCTGGCCCTCGTCCCGCGTGCCCGCCACGACGATCTGGTCGTGCGCGGGGAGGCGATCGACCTGAATGTTGGTCTTGACCTCGTTGTAATCTCTCTCGGTCTTCGAGCCACCTCCACCCGCTTCGACGCCCACGCCGAAGACCTTGAAGCCGATCCGTCCCCCGCCTCCGTACTCGACGTTCAGGTCCGTCACTCGATGCTCCTGCCGCTGCTCGTGCTGCGGGCCGACGACGCTGGTGCCCGTCTGCGTCTTCGGCAGGTGGTCGAGGACTGTGACCGTCTTCGGCAGCCTCAGCTCGTAGCGGAGGCTCTCGATGGTGCTTTCCTCGGCATTGAAGTTGGCCGAGACCGGAATCACCACCACGATGACCCTCCGGGCCGAATCGGCCTGCTGCGGCGGCTTGACCTCCGCGCAGGAGAACAGCCGTCGAGCGTCGAACTCGACGGGGTCCTGCGCACTGGCAAGGTTCGCCATCCCACCGACGATCAGGACACCGAGCAGGGCTCTTCCAGGCATGGAACGATCTCTCGGGCAGGAGTTGAGGTCGAGGCCGCGGAATGGAGCTATTATGTTCCGACCGTGCATTCGTCGCGAGATGTCATTTCTTCAGCGTCCGGCCCACCACGGTTCGGAAATGAAGGCGCCGGCCAGGATTGGTCTTCACCGACCAGCCGGCCCGGCAGCCCGGCCGCAGGCACCCGATGCTCTTACGCGAGGACATTAGCTGCGGGTAGCATGGACGACATCCCTGACCTTGAGGCCCTGCCATGCCGCGGCACGAAGACATCGTTCGCCAGATTGCCGAGCTCGACCCAGTCGACCGCGAGGAGCTCCTCATCCAGCTCGGCACCTTGCCGCCCTTCGGGTGGTCCGGCCACCCATGGCGTTACTGGCCCGGCCTCCCGAGTTTCCCCTCGATCGTCAGGACCCCCGACGTATGCGGAGGGTCCGCACGTCTCATCCGCACGCGTGCGCCGGTCTGGACCCTGGAACGCATGCGCCAGCTCGGGATCTCGGATGCCGACATCCTGTCCAGTTCTCCCAGGTTGCAGGCGGCCGATCTCGTGCAGGCCTGGGCTTATGCCGATCAGCACCGCGAGGAAATCGAGAAGGAGATCCGGGAGAACGAAGAGGAATAGCCGAGACCGACTCGCCGGCCATGGCTCGCGCGGTCGCCGGACGGAGCCGGCTCCCACGGAATCATCCTGAGGTCACCGGGTAGTCCTGGCGCGAGCGAGGAAGCGGGGGAAGCCGCCCTTGCGGATACGGC from Aquisphaera giovannonii includes these protein-coding regions:
- a CDS encoding formylglycine-generating enzyme family protein; its protein translation is MPGRALLGVLIVGGMANLASAQDPVEFDARRLFSCAEVKPPQQADSARRVIVVVIPVSANFNAEESTIESLRYELRLPKTVTVLDHLPKTQTGTSVVGPQHEQRQEHRVTDLNVEYGGGGRIGFKVFGVGVEAGGGGSKTERDYNEVKTNIQVDRLPAHDQIVVAGTRDEGQTLYFDLKWHDQTTRAGQTDYAILAEVPRDWTGDVATLACVARQGGAAAGRMTKVIGLYLSGDNSARQRVETLLETARPTASATERELISNSIGMKMRLIPAGPFLMGATGESQAYADEKPQHRVTITRPFYLGVYEVTQYEYRQVMGENPSRFNDSELLPVEQVSWLDAVCFCNKLSERESRRPYYKIEGDAVTIQGGSGYRLPTEAEWEYACRAPRNSEEAMKHPFGGDDSALEQYAWFDGNSEKKTHPVGQKKPNRWGLYDMQGNVWEWCQDRYSDVYYRFSPDADPAGPSEAPYRVIRGGSWCYDPWLCRPAYRLRDTPDNRSNALGFRVAAVQE
- a CDS encoding DUF433 domain-containing protein; amino-acid sequence: MPRHEDIVRQIAELDPVDREELLIQLGTLPPFGWSGHPWRYWPGLPSFPSIVRTPDVCGGSARLIRTRAPVWTLERMRQLGISDADILSSSPRLQAADLVQAWAYADQHREEIEKEIRENEEE